Proteins from one Rhinoraja longicauda isolate Sanriku21f chromosome 41, sRhiLon1.1, whole genome shotgun sequence genomic window:
- the mrps12 gene encoding small ribosomal subunit protein uS12m isoform X2, whose product MFPVAVIRGCASSLCAVVRLVGSSSPPPFLQRVMQSPPAISWQNVCPMTTLHQMHKRGKPKRPPPKLGPTFGHPQLKGVVLKTMIRKPKKPNSANRKCARVRLSNGKEVICFIPGEGHNLQEHNIVLVEGGRTQDLPGVKLKVVRGKYDCAHVQKK is encoded by the exons ATGTTTCCTGTAGCTGTGATTCGAGGCTGTGCCTCATCGTTATGTGCAG TAGTGAGACTGGTGGGCTCCTCTTCGCCACCTCCCTTCCTTCAGCGAGTGATGCAGTCACCACCTGCTATCTCCTGGCAGAATGTCTGCCCCATGACCACTCTGCACCAGATGCACAAGAGGGGCAAGCCCAAGcgccccccccccaagctgggcCCCACCTTCGGCCACCCCCAGCTGAAGGGGGTGGTGCTGAAGACCATGATACGGAAACCCAAGAAGCCCAACTCTGCCAACCGCAAGTGTGCCCGCGTGAGGCTGAGTAACGGCAAGGAGGTGATCTGCTTCATCCCTGGGGAAGGCCACAACCTACAGGAGCACAACATTGTGCTGGTGGAGGGCGGCAGGACCCAGGACCTGCCTGGCGTCAAACTCAAGGTGGTGCGGGGCAAGTACGACTGTGCCCACGTGCAGAAGAAGTAG
- the mrps12 gene encoding small ribosomal subunit protein uS12m isoform X1, with protein sequence MFPVAVIRGCASSLCAGVVRLVGSSSPPPFLQRVMQSPPAISWQNVCPMTTLHQMHKRGKPKRPPPKLGPTFGHPQLKGVVLKTMIRKPKKPNSANRKCARVRLSNGKEVICFIPGEGHNLQEHNIVLVEGGRTQDLPGVKLKVVRGKYDCAHVQKK encoded by the exons ATGTTTCCTGTAGCTGTGATTCGAGGCTGTGCCTCATCGTTATGTGCAG GAGTAGTGAGACTGGTGGGCTCCTCTTCGCCACCTCCCTTCCTTCAGCGAGTGATGCAGTCACCACCTGCTATCTCCTGGCAGAATGTCTGCCCCATGACCACTCTGCACCAGATGCACAAGAGGGGCAAGCCCAAGcgccccccccccaagctgggcCCCACCTTCGGCCACCCCCAGCTGAAGGGGGTGGTGCTGAAGACCATGATACGGAAACCCAAGAAGCCCAACTCTGCCAACCGCAAGTGTGCCCGCGTGAGGCTGAGTAACGGCAAGGAGGTGATCTGCTTCATCCCTGGGGAAGGCCACAACCTACAGGAGCACAACATTGTGCTGGTGGAGGGCGGCAGGACCCAGGACCTGCCTGGCGTCAAACTCAAGGTGGTGCGGGGCAAGTACGACTGTGCCCACGTGCAGAAGAAGTAG